CACTGGTATACAAACTAAAGGTTCTGATTATCACATTCATGTAGCAAACAGGTGGCAGACAGAGGTGAAGTTAGTCTCAGCTGGCTCTTTGGGTCCTTCTGGAAGGCTTCGAGCCCTACAGCAGGGGATGGATTGCATGCCTGCCTCTCGGCTGCTGCAGCGCAGGGTCCAGGGGCTTCTTTTAAAGTCTGCAGGTGGACTAAGGCCAAGCACCAGCACCGACGGCAGCACACGGTCCGTTCTCCAGGATCCCCCGTGGGGAAAGCGCACCTCACAGGATGCAGTAATCGCTCCAACCGGAGCAGTGGTATTCACCAGAACTCATCAGTGTGAGCTCTGGCCGTGCTGGTGGTCCTCACCCTGTTGGCATCCTCCAGTCAGCCTGGCATTTTCTGATGAGTGGAATCAGCAAGGCAGCTCTTTGGCAGGCTGCCGGCTGCCCCAGGACTTTCACAAAATACAGCGTTCAACACAAAAAGTTACCAAAGtagaaagagatttttagtTTGAACTTTTCACAATAAAAAAGAATACTTGCCATTTCTCCTGTTCTTTGTACATTTAGCTGCCTGAACTTCAGGAACTAAAGAAGCAATGATAGGCGATTGTGCGTACAATCTTCTGCTCCTGATTGCAAGAGAATGGCTTTAATTATCTCCGCCCTAAtctagaaataaagaaagaagtcacactaagaaaataacttcagtgtGACTTTGGAGCATGTGCCTCCTAACGCATGCATTTCATTGTTTTCGTTCAGTGTCCAGGTCAACAACCAAAGATTAAGTGGATAAAGAACAGACTGGGACTACAGCCAGTTTTGCAGCATGCAGAGTGCACCTCGCTTCAGCACATAAGCCTGAAGTGCAAACGTACTTTAAAATAAGCaggtttttcatttctgttgcaCTGTGCATTGGTTATTCATCACAGCACTTGCATAAATATTActttaaagactgaaaaatattaaacagaggGAGTTAGTGATGATccgcaggaaaaaaagaaaaggatttctgcctttttttctcttttttgtggtttatgAGGAAATTCTGAAAGATCTTAAGGAGGGTGTTCACTagtactttttttaatgtgagttTGCTCAGCTGGTTTTGTAATTTCTGAAGTAGCAGGAATGCCAAGCAAGGCTAGAAATTTCTGGCCTCATCCAGCCTTGCGATTTGGTTAGGGCTAGCTAGAGCAGTCACCCTCCTTCTGCAGTCTGCATACGGAGAAAATCACTGAAAGCCACACGTACTAGCACTGCAGCTTCTCCCTTCAGTCAGGGAGGAGGAAAGTTCTCTCAGGGTAGATTGTGGTTTATAGCAGTAAAAATTTGTTCTGCTCGTTGGCTGCACCTTTCCTGATTGCAACAGCCTCGAGTTGTACATGGGGATCTTGCTCACCTTTATATTAGAAAAGCCCCTGTGCTGCATCTCTAACAAGGATCATATTCCCAGGTAGACAAGTTAGGAGGGGCTAGAAATAAAGGGTGAAATCCAGTTAAATACTTGCCAAAATTCCTACTGGTTTGAAGAGAAACaaggttttctcaagagcagctCTCAAGTTAATCAGTTTTAATATTGAGCAAGGTATACATTTACTAGTTCTCCAGTCATTCAGTTTCAACAAGATCATGCCTGAACTTTGaaagatgggggaaaaataaacaaaagctgGAGTTATGTGTCACTATCAAGTTAATCAGTTTTAATACTGAGCAAGGTATACATTTCCTAGTTCTCCAGTCATTTAGTTTCAACAAGATCATGCCTGAACTTTGaaagatgggggaaaaataaacaaaagctaGAGTTGTGTGTCACTATAGTAAGATATGATAAGAACAAAAAAGGTATAagcttgattttcctttttctgttcacGTCTCCAGGAAACCTTGGAATTTCTAATATAAAACTTAATTTATGTTTCCAAATGTTTAATCACCAAGTAATTCCTTACAAGACTGATTTGAGGCAActgctctttttcccttttgttttaatcttgGCCCTATTCCTTTATTTCTTGCTATATTCCTGACATAACTccttgaaaaggaaatactgactatctaaaagcaattttctgctgtaattaGGGTGAAGACATATCTTTACCTCCGTGTCCTGTTGTGGTACAAAATGTTCATTTCAAACGCTTTGGCTCTCAGAGCGATCTTATATCCGATGCTGCCCATGCCAATAATCCCTAGAGTAGCTCCAGTAACTTCAACTCCCAGAATATCGGCTTCACTGTACTCCATACCTGAAGACACTGCAATGTGATAGCCTGCAAGAAAAACACTCCAATATGAGAAATGAATGGGGTCCCACACGGGGGGAACAAGGCAAAAGAGTCTGGGCTTGCTGCGCTACTATAGCGCACTTTTAACGGTTACGCACAATTTTAAATAGCAATGGGTTTTGTAATGTCCTAGGTGACTCCCTAACATATCATCCTTCCCTGCCACCTGTATGTGACATTCCCATTTATTCTCAGCATACTACAAAAAGCCTTTTGATGTAATCTCCCCTAAAAATCCTTTTACTGCTTTAGACTCATAAAAACATTGCCATGTTCTGCATCACCAATCAAAATAATTATTGCCAGTAACACTGCAGAGTTTGGAAATGTTATGTGGAGAATAACACCAGATGTTGGGTTTGCTATTTAGAATAATAAGAACCGGTTTCCTGTTCACCTCTGCCACtctcttggaaagaaaagtgtgacttctttaaaaatcactaGTCACTAATTTCCATAATTATCTGTTAAACCTACAAGATTTTGGATAGTTtgacaacacagaaaatatatGCATGGAGATGGCACTTAATAGTCTGCTAGCAAGGTGACAGGCTTCTGATATTTCAGTCTTCTGATACTGCCAGCTCTTCTAAAACATAAGCAGAATATTGTGAAAGTATCAAAAAACGCCTCAGGGTAAAACGCTCTGCCAAGGCACAGCTAACAGAAATGCCACCAGGCATAGTTTCTGTAGATGGGAACAAGAAATTAATCTCCCTTTTAATCTGTCTCCTCCTTGTGAGGTAGAAACAGATTTAGGGGGAGACAAGTCTCCTTTGAGTTTCTATGAATCCTGTGGTAGAGCTGACAAATCAAAGGCAGgtaaatttaacagaaaaaatctGGAGGATCTTCTCCTGAAGCAGGAGGCATTCTAACCAAGCCAAGGGTAGGTCTATTTGGAGAAATGGCAAGAAAATATTGTGGAAGAAACTAGAAAGGATGCTACTAGCAGaagctggagcaggctgccttGTTGCTCTCTAACGTCCCTTAAATTCCCCAATTCTGCATCCATCCCTTTCAGTCCCTGAGAAGATGCCCATGCCTGTGTCAGCCCCAGCTTTCAGCATATACCCTTATCCTGCTCCATTGCTGCCTCCCACACTCTAATTTCTGCTGCCAGCCTGTGATTGCAGCGTTCGACTGATCTTTGGCATCCCTCGCTTTTGGTCAATAGCACCGTAACGCTATCACATCAAGAAGCGCGTCCTACGTCAGCCAAATGTCATAGTCACTGAAAATGTGCTGCTGAAGAAGTAATGACATTTAAAGTTTCCATATGTAGGAAGTACACTTCAGTGTATTGTTCATCTGAAACTGTTAAACTAAATCTACTGCCATATTTATTCTAAAAACTAAATTCCAGCTTCTAAAACTGCTTGGTCTATAAAGcaaaaagctgtatttgaaTCAAATGTGATTAGATTCTGCTCAAATCTTTTAAACCCAGGCTGGTGACCTGTGAAAACTAAACTTATATGATCTTATTTATACCTGGTTGAAATATATGTTTTGTATGTTTGTGTATGATGTAATAATTTAGATATATTTatgatatataaaaatatatgaaaataccGATTATTCTGTTTGCCAACCCAACATATTtagattttcacattttatgtgAAACTATGTGCCCTACAGATAACCGTAGAAAAAGTCAAATTAATAATGGTAGGTAAATCTTGTATAATTTTTAGAAACCACAAAAGAATTAAGATGTTACCTTCCACTAGTCTTCTAGCAGAtgccagcagcaaagccatCCCAGtatctgctgtgctgctggaaaCAGCACGTGGAGCGTTAGCCATCTTCACACCGAAGCTAGCGACAAGCTTCAGATCCAGGTGATCCATCCCTACTCCTGAATTCGCAATCACTTTCAAGTTTGGTAGGCTCTGGAGGAGCTCTTGGTCAATGACTGGTTTGTGCCACCACAAATAGATCGCTTGGACCTTTTTACTCATACGCTTTCTGTCTTCAAGAAATTCCTTCATGGTGATGAGGTAGAAATGTTTCTTCAGGAATGCCACATGGCCATGCAATATCCCATGTTTGCCACCAATTTCATCTACCAAAAGCCCAGGTAGCTCTCCTTCTCCCATGATCTGCACAAAGAAGAAAGACACGAAGTGTCAGAAGAAAGACGTATAATTATTTccagatattttaaagaagaatcaCTTTCATGTCCTGTTTCGTGACATCTATGACAAAAGATCCTACAAACCACATATTTAGCTAGGGAGATAAACCGAGGcaagaaagcagctcttctACGTATACTACcaattacacacacacatattcacATGATCAAGTCTGAACAAGTTCTGTCCCTCATGGTCTGTAAGGTCTCGTATCACTGCCACCAGGCTCATAACACACAATGATTTCTCATTAATTACTTAGTTGCAGACCATCAATAGTCTGGTGCAATAAATCTCCTTCCTTACCCTGAAATCACAAACTGCTGTGTTTAAGcagttaagaaaaatgttgGACCAAATCTAGTTCGAGAAAACAAATTGCACAGCTTCACCATGAACTTTGTTACcaggttaatttttaaatgcttcattgCAGAGACTTTTGCAGATTCCTGTCCTGAAGAGACACCAGTGAATTCTTAACTGCAGTGCCTTCTCCTGAGGCTATCATAAGTTAACAAATTAATAGATGCTTAGGCAAGTGTTTTCCAAGGACTTATGCACTCAAATTAAAACATCGGGTTTTTTACAGGAACCACTGACCATCTGTTTGTGGTTCCCAGAGGGTCTGTGAATTGacaagtttggggttttttaatagaCTATTTACAGCTACCATTGATTTTCCGTAGGAATTTTGGGAAGAGCTGTGGGGAGAGCTGTTTTAAGGGCTGAAAATCTTGGAATCCCCTATAGCAATACTTGCTGTTGTCTTGTTATTGCAATACTTGCTGTTGTCTTGTTAGTAGTATTTCACTATTTGCATCTAAATGTCTAACTCTTGGCCTGTCTACACTTCCTGTACTAAAACTTCGTTTGACCATCCCTTCAAGAAGCCTAACCATATTGCAAAATAATGGAAAGGCTTCCTGATTTTATGGAGGTGACaaacattttgctgaattttctgACTTTGTGGCTTGTTCATAGGAAAGAGAGTGTAAGAAAAAGCTTGGCCTTGGGCTGCAAGTTAGGACTGACCACGAATTTTGCTTTAGGCTGTGCCCTCACCCATGTGATTTCAGTAGTAGATCTACCACTGTTTCATGGCCAGTCAAGATAAAAGCATCATTTTCGTCTGCATGGAAGAACTAAATCTCTTGGTATTTACTTTGGTTTTCAAAGGATCCCCTCAGGAAAATCAAAGATACTTCTTCAGTAAttggctctgctttgctttaacATATAGATGAAGCAAAGCTCTTCTTACATTAGAAAACCTTAGGCCTACAATCATTTCAAAGGAGACTGCTTTcttcatatatataaaaacagaaTATTGCAATATTGGCTGAAAAGTGTTTCAGGATACAGCCAAATTTCTGCAGGCAATTACTGCTCAATTCACCCTTAATATATTTGAGAGTGTTACACAAACTGCTTGGTGTACTTGCTTATCATTATGTAGCAGCCAGTACTGGGAAGAGAATACAGGTATTCATTGAAATAATGGACTAAAGATATCAAAGTGCATAACTGCTCAGTTTAAAATCTTCAAACAAGTCCCTTTTATTAGttccactttatttttcagaattgtaAATCACAGTACAGATCAAGTCTAGTGAGATGACAGCTTTGCAGTATCATGACAAGAGCAGTGCAGGaacaggttgggtttttttagtttaaaagtgGTACTGTAAGAAATAGCACCTTCCCACACATATGAGATTTACTGATATCATCTGGCACACATCATTTGGGAAACACTTCACTTGGAATGGGCTGGCCATTAAGAACAGCCAGCATATTTGTTATTGCTTCTTCTGCCATCATACGGATAGCTTGGACTGTTGCAGTTCCGATGTGAGGGGTTATGATgatgttatttaattttaacaaagGATGATCTctgtaagaaacagaaagaacagaatGTTTTACACAGGGAATTTACTCTGCAGCTATCCCATGTTAGTTGTTAAGAACTGTTGAGATAAAAGGGCCACAAGCACAGAACCAGCAGAAAGCTGTGGGAAGCTTGCTTACCCATTTCTTCTTCGCCTCTATTGGTCTCGTTGCCTTGCCTGTCAGTTAGGCTGGCAAAGAACTGACAGATGTGGGAAAGGCTAATAGTTTGTCATTTATTTATGACTGTGCGAGACAGGCTGAGGTTTTGGCCTTAAACAGTGAAAGAGACTCCCCATGGAGATCAAGATTATGAGCACACTTTTGCACacagtttaaaacatttcagattaaTAGAGTGGAAAACAGGTTTCTTTACCTTGGCAGAGGCTCAGGGTATGTCACGTCCAGAGCAGCAGCCCTAATAACCTTACTCTGGAGAGCTTCTACCAATGCATCTTGATCAATAACTGCACCTGCATGCAAATGAAATCTCGCTATCATGATGAGTTAATGAACATGTTTTTACCTGGCAGTGGGGAAAGGTCTCAAGGGTCTAGTGAGAAAAATTACAGGATCTTCATCTTGTTAGAAAGTAGAATGTCTTTCTAATAACCATTaactaaacaaaacagagattttACTTATTAATCTTTAGTTAGAGGAGGATTATGGTCCACTGCATAAGGCTTTTCCTGGGATGTGACTGGTTTCaatcttttcctcattttgacACTGACTTCCTGTATTATTATAGACAAATCATTTAATCTCTTCAAGCCTTCCACTCTtttatctctgctttctttACTGAAACTATAATCTCTCTCGTATGCTTCTTCAGTGCCAACAGAACTGTAATCCCACGTGAAGTTTCTTTTCTACATAGCTGTTCCAAATGAAACTTAGGTTTCTCCTTGCACCTCATTCATCATCGGTGATGATAAACCTTTCAGTTATTCCCACtaaaaaaagctgtctttaGGATAAGGCTAAAGAGAACAGAACATCTGCTGAGCATCCCTAAATTCCATAGGACCTTTGAACACATAGCATCTGATCTATGATAAGTCATTCATTTGTAGACTGCCAGCTACTTCATGACTCAAACAATACAAGGATATCACAGATTCAGGTTGGAGGGGGGAATGTCAACACAATCAGACAAAACACAACCTTAACTGTAGAGCCACAAACAGTCTTTTTAGGTCATCCTACCTCGGCTGATGTTTATAAGAGTAGCTGTGGGTTTCATCAGCCCAAGCTCCTTTTTCCCAATCAGTTTGTGAGTCTCAGGAGTCAAGCTCACAACCACCATAACGAAGTCAGATTGCTGCAGCAAGTCTTCCATCTTCTCACAGTAGTGGGCACCAactgcctcttcttcctcctttcttctgaaggaaaaatgcacacacccccccaaacTGACACAACTATTTCTAACTGGCTTTAACAATCAATCAACCCTAGGAGAGATCAGGAACAGCACAGAGATCGAGGTTTGAGGCCAAGGTAAAGGAAAAGACATTGACAGGTACAGATGTTGGAAGGAGGTGGGAAGCATGTGCGCTAGAGGGAGCAAAAGGCTAGAAGAGTGGTGGGACACTGAAGGTGTGATGTATGTGTGAAAGCAAAGCACGTAGGCAATATTAGGTATAGGAGGTTGGGGATGCAGTCAGACCCCACTCTCCTCTCCTGAGTCTATGCCAATCCCTGTAGTCTCTCCTTGCCTGACATGTGAGTTAGGACTTGGGGTGGAAAAGGAATGAAGGGGAAGCGAAGTCTGAAAGAAAGGGAGCTATAAAACTAACAGAAGTTAAGACTCTTGTCATCGGTGCCGGTGTGATGAGTGATCTGGCCgggctgaggagggggatgACTGGCTGGGTGGGCCAGGGATGCTGCCAGAAGCCGTAAGAAGAGTCTGGCAGGACAGGGGACACAATGAGGGCACAAGGCCTCGTTTGCTCGGACAACATCTTCAGAAAGGTTACGCGGCCCTTCTTCCAAACTGCTAGTAGCTAACCAGGGCACAGCGAGCGCAGGAGGCgagggggaagggagcagtAGGGAGCCCAAGGGAAGAAGCAGCGGCACGCTGGTGCTCCTCACGCTGCTCACGACTGTCACGAGTGCCTAGGAAGATTGGGgacacagcagagctgtggtttCCGTCACGGCCCCCTGACTCATTACAtgcaaaacccaaatgttttTACCTCCGGTTCCTGTTATGGTACAGGATCCTCATATCGAAGGCTCTGGCTCTCTGAGCCACTCTATAACCGATGCTGCCCATCCCGATGATCCCAAGCGTCGCTCTGGTTACTTCCACTCCCAGCCAGTCAACAGCAAAATACTTCGTGTCTGGAGAAACTGCAATCTGGCAGCCTGAATGTAAATACATGCTAAATGGGTACAAACTGACCATAAACATAGgtttgggggaaagaaaaagtttctcACCGTCACAGCGGTGGGGCTCTAGAGCACCCCTTAAACAACATCCTTGCTAATTTTGACCAGTTTATGGAAGGGCCTGGATGGTGCCAttccctgcagccagggctggagccAGAAGCACAGGAGGGCTGCCCTGCCAGGTGGGTACTGTGCTGGGAGGAATGGCTCCTCAGGGAATTAACTTTTCCACGGTTGGAGTATTTTcttgaaagtttaaaaatagcttctttCACACGTACCACCCCGCAAGCATtgaattcacttttttttcagctggggtaAATCTCACCCCTTCTCTCCTGGATCACAACCCAAAGCAGCCCCACTGCTTGAATGGGGGTGACGGTTGCAACTTCCAGCTCAGCCACGGATCTCTATGAGCTTTTATACAAAGAACTTGAGGTCCAGCAAGACGCAACAGTGAGAACACATCACGGGGAAAGAGGTGTTATTTCATGCTCAGGGgtgcagcagcagtgacagaaaGACTATGAGTCCCTCAAGACAGAGGCAACTTCTTGTGATAGGTTCTACTGACACCTTCCTTCCCCTGAAAGGCATTGCGTAGCAAGGGTATGTGGGGAAAGGACCTACCTTTAAGGACACAAACTAATGTTGGTGGTACAGTTTGGAATAACTTTGTCAATAGGATTATCAGCTATTTTAATAATAGTGCTGATGCTCTTCTAGAAATACAGCGTATTGATTTAGAAAAACTCTTCCcggaagcaggaaaaaaaagaagagttacaCTAATTACTGCTCTAGAGATGGGGACATGGGCACTAATGCTTTGCACCTTCCTGTAGCTCCTAACACTTGTTCCAAGGGAAATGGAGAAGTGGTGACATTTGATTTGGATGCATTTTGTATTCAGTTTTTACAGCTATAAACAACCCACCCAGTGAACAGCCAGAGGAGAATTATGCCCCAGACTTCATTTCAAACAGGATATCACAAGTGAATTTAAAGTGCATAATTTAGACAAAACCGTTACTCCTGTCACCATCGCCTTACGAAGAAGCAGGATATAGGAAAAGCAGAGGCCTCTGAAAACGGAGTcctcagaaatttttttccccatgaaagcATCCCAAATATTGATTCAGACAGATCATCTGTATCATAGTAAAAGTGAGATATGCCAGAGAAGTAGCTAAGATCcaggaaaatttaaaacattaccTTCCACTAGTCTTCTGGCAGAGGCCAGCATCAAGGCCATTCCTATGTCTGCTGTTGAGTCCGCCACGGCATGTGGGGTGTTGGTCACTTTTACCCCAAAGCTAGAAATCATTTTCAAGTCTAAGTGATCGACTCCAACCCCAGAGTTTCCAATTACCTTTAAATTAGGCAGGCTTTCTAGAAGCTCTCGGTCAATAATCGGCCTGCACTCAAACACGAAAAcagcttggatttttttgctcatttcttttttgttttgaagaaattccTTCATGGTGATAAGGCGAAAGTGTTTCTTCAAAAGTGCTGCAAGGTTTTCTAGCACACCATGAGTTCCTCCTATATCCAGAATCAAAACCCCCGGCAACTCTTCTTCTGCCATGACCTGCAACAGGGGAATAGAAGAAATACTCCTTTGTTTAGGAGAACACCTTTAAAGGAGTGATGCTGTAGTGATCATTTAAATTCAAACCTGTAAACCAGGAAACTGATGGAACTCAATACTGCTTTTAACGATACAGAATGAATCCACAGTCACTTGGTACTAGCGTGGTGCATTAGACAACTTCCCAGTATTTTCACTAAGTGCTGATTTACTATCACAGCACCTAGACTATAGCACCAAGGAATGTCCACCCCCTTAGATCTAAATCCAGTCCTACAAGGTGTTCTTCTCAAATAGTTTCAATTTAGTCCTGAATCAATACTGATTTCATACAAATCTGGTAACTTCTGAACTTCATTCACAAATTAACTTCTGTAAGCAGTGGTATGAAACAGAGGCTGCTAGAAAGTTACTCAAAGTTTCTTGCCTATTGATTACGGTTGGTGAAGCCACAGGTAGTGTAGGGAGGCACTGAGGCTCAGATGGGTCTGGcaaacatctgtcaggaatGGTTTAGGTCTAACAAATTTGCACGATGAAGGGCTATCTTTGGACAGCTCCGACACTGCTTGCCTTCAGTGTTTTAAACATCCAGATCTGTACCTGAACTTACCTCCCGCAAAATTTAGCACACCCATGCCTATAAGCTGAACCAGTGGGGAAGAGCACTGGAGGTGATATTCTAAGTCCCACTGACAACACGGTCCTTCATACTAGAACTTTTCCCCTACCCAGACAGTTCTGAGCCCAGTCCTTTCTGCAACACTCATGCCAATGTATCGTATCCTGCAATAACACAGGGGCTCCACAGAGAGCCACACGCCTAATTAGAGGCAGCACTTATTGACAAAAATGGCAGCTGAAGATTTGCTGCATGTCTTAACAACAGTTGTGCCCAATTTCCTACAATTCTGTTTGCTGTGCTCCACTCACTTTAGGTCTCTATCCCATACTGTGTCCTAGGCTTGGGTCCAGGAAACCTGACGTTGTGCTAACTGAATCAGGACAATTTTCCACAGCAGTATGCTGATTTATTCTGGGCACACAGTGCTGGGCAGAGATTTCCTGCTGCTTCAGTCCTCTCACACAAGCTTTCAGCAAGTAACCAGAATTCAAACCTGTGACAAAAAGGTGTCAATGCAGATTGGTAGTTTCTGTTAAACCGTATTTACCCTCATCCTGAGCAAACTCAGGCTTATGCCAACTGCATCTATTAAATGCCTTCAATCTCGACACCAGTAATACTGCTTTATCCTGGCCTTGACCTGCATTTCTGCCTCAGTTCCAGTCTGCTGCTCTACGTGGGCTAGAAGGAGCCTCCGTGTTAGGACAGGTCTGCTGTTCACCACGAACAGTGTCTCTGATAACTGGTTCTGAACAGCAGCAAACAACGCAATGAGATGAATAGTGGAACCATATCGCAAAGGAATACCATGTTCTTAAATATATCTAATCTACTTCTTGCcaactgaagtattttgaacCCTGCCAGCCCCATATGGTTGTGAAAATTGTGCAAATTTCCCCAGCTGTAGTCTGTATATTGCTTAGAGTATCACACAACGTGACCTTAGAAGGCTGAACTAGATTCGTCCTCCAGATGGAATGAGGCATAGAACAAAAGACAAGATTTGATGTCATATTGTGACAGCATTGTCCAGCTTCTTGATGGTCACAACCTCATGCTCCTGCAGCAATTTACTCAGACCAGAAGGCAACTAAACCTTATGCTGTTAAGCGATGGAAGACTGGGCACCAGATAAGATGAATTGACTGGGAGAAGCCAGTAAGGTGGCACTGTATTACATTATTTGCCTTCATCACTGCTTCCTCCTCCATTACAAAACACCACTCACAAAGGTCAGAGTGAGACCTGCGTTCATTTCAGAAGCACTTCCTGAACTTCCCAAGCAGAAAGGTGATCCGTGAGGAAGCCACAGTACAGTGCAGCGCAGCAGAGCTGGTTTGGCTTTAAACAAACCAGCTGGTGCACTACAGGCAGGCTAGTCACATGTAATTAATCTTTTCATTAGCGTGGATATGCTGAGTGCGCCACAATTTCAGCCACGTTTGATGCACACCTGAACCACTAATAGACTGCAGCTTTGGTTCGAGAACTGGGGTTCTGCTAGTACCAGGTACAatcttaaaaaattacattgatAGCAGTAAACTAAAAACACTCTGAGGAACCTTGCAGAGGGAAGGGGGCTCTCCAGATACCAACCTTGGTCTGAGGAGCACTTATTGTTCGTCCTCCAGCACTACCGGGGTGTGTCTTGTACCTCTGTCTATAATCCACACTTCTCCTGTGACAGCAATGTCCATGAGAAGCAATAGCTGGACGGATAAATTTATAAGCCAAATTTGACTGGCCAGACATCAAGGGAATCGGTTTTAGCAAACTGAATGCTTTGCTCCTGAGCATAATTCTTCAGTTATCAGATGTCTTGTCCAGTGTGCTAAATGGGACACCTGTTAAGGATACGACAATTTTGGTTTTGGACTAGTATCATCTGCAGTGTCGctaactctctttttttttttaaagctgtgccTCCTCACATTTTCTACTTGCCTAAGATTATCTGCTTCTGTGTATGTACACATCTATAATCGTATGTAACACATTGATGTAATGTATCTGTACTAAGTTCTGGTCCTCGCATTGCAGAGAAAACTTGGAAAATATGACTCAGATCGAGACAAGTGGGCAAATAAAAAGGACCACATTGAAGTATTAACTTCAGTGCTAACTGAAGCTGGCCTTATTTCTTCCGTGGAGCTTGACTCACTACTTCCTGGCAGACTGGCACCGCTCTACCACTTTGGACTTAGCCAAATCATAGCAAAACAAACCCACGtcctttttcccagctctgtttCAAACTAACAGCACGCGTTACCCAGAATAAGTTCCTCCCACTAACTTCTCTATTAAGA
The genomic region above belongs to Buteo buteo chromosome 20, bButBut1.hap1.1, whole genome shotgun sequence and contains:
- the LOC142042382 gene encoding putative 2-ketogluconate reductase isoform X2, with amino-acid sequence MLRSKAFSLLKPIPLMSGQSNLAYKFIRPAIASHGHCCHRRSVDYRQRYKTHPGSAGGRTISAPQTKVMAEEELPGVLILDIGGTHGVLENLAALLKKHFRLITMKEFLQNKKEMSKKIQAVFVFECRPIIDRELLESLPNLKVIGNSGVGVDHLDLKMISSFGVKVTNTPHAVADSTADIGMALMLASARRLVEGCQIAVSPDTKYFAVDWLGVEVTRATLGIIGMGSIGYRVAQRARAFDMRILYHNRNRRKEEEEAVGAHYCEKMEDLLQQSDFVMVVVSLTPETHKLIGKKELGLMKPTATLINISRGAVIDQDALVEALQSKVIRAAALDVTYPEPLPRDHPLLKLNNIIITPHIGTATVQAIRMMAEEAITNMLAVLNGQPIPSEVFPK
- the LOC142042382 gene encoding putative 2-ketogluconate reductase isoform X1, whose amino-acid sequence is MLRSKAFSLLKPIPLMSGQSNLAYKFIRPAIASHGHCCHRRSVDYRQRYKTHPGSAGGRTISAPQTKVMAEEELPGVLILDIGGTHGVLENLAALLKKHFRLITMKEFLQNKKEMSKKIQAVFVFECRPIIDRELLESLPNLKVIGNSGVGVDHLDLKMISSFGVKVTNTPHAVADSTADIGMALMLASARRLVEGCQIAVSPDTKYFAVDWLGVEVTRATLGIIGMGSIGYRVAQRARAFDMRILYHNRNRRRKEEEEAVGAHYCEKMEDLLQQSDFVMVVVSLTPETHKLIGKKELGLMKPTATLINISRGAVIDQDALVEALQSKVIRAAALDVTYPEPLPRDHPLLKLNNIIITPHIGTATVQAIRMMAEEAITNMLAVLNGQPIPSEVFPK
- the LOC142042383 gene encoding putative 2-ketogluconate reductase, producing the protein MCGKIMGEGELPGLLVDEIGGKHGILHGHVAFLKKHFYLITMKEFLEDRKRMSKKVQAIYLWWHKPVIDQELLQSLPNLKVIANSGVGMDHLDLKLVASFGVKMANAPRAVSSSTADTGMALLLASARRLVEGYHIAVSSGMEYSEADILGVEVTGATLGIIGMGSIGYKIALRAKAFEMNILYHNRTRRKEQEERAVGATYCEKIDGLLQRADFVMVVVSLTPQTHKLIGKREMELMKPTATLINISRGAVVDQEALVTALQTGVIRAAALDVTYPEPLPRDHTLLKLKNVIITPHLGIKTDKATYMITEEAVENILAALNGLPIPSEVLPS
- the LOC142042382 gene encoding putative 2-ketogluconate reductase isoform X3, coding for MAEEELPGVLILDIGGTHGVLENLAALLKKHFRLITMKEFLQNKKEMSKKIQAVFVFECRPIIDRELLESLPNLKVIGNSGVGVDHLDLKMISSFGVKVTNTPHAVADSTADIGMALMLASARRLVEGCQIAVSPDTKYFAVDWLGVEVTRATLGIIGMGSIGYRVAQRARAFDMRILYHNRNRRRKEEEEAVGAHYCEKMEDLLQQSDFVMVVVSLTPETHKLIGKKELGLMKPTATLINISRGAVIDQDALVEALQSKVIRAAALDVTYPEPLPRDHPLLKLNNIIITPHIGTATVQAIRMMAEEAITNMLAVLNGQPIPSEVFPK